From one Dyella sp. 2HG41-7 genomic stretch:
- a CDS encoding prepilin-type N-terminal cleavage/methylation domain-containing protein: protein MIGKQRKNRTTRSSGRPLGFTLIELMVAMLLGLIVIGGVTSVFLAGQQTYRTNESLGEVGDESRTAFEMLARDIRDAGNTGCDTSSGRVANVVNPPDPWYANWNDALLGYDDATTDPALTGITGAGAPTKNSSVHVLSTANTDIVVSKVPSGSAASFEINAATTELATGDLIMVCDFDHATIMQITKYNSDQNVVHDSGGNATPGNCSKGLGYPTICTGPATGNQYTFPANSRVAVLTSVVWYIGKNGANTNSLYRLDTTASAGGVTATPQEMVRNVNSMKIAYLQPPGTSFTTATNVTNWAIVNSAQITLQMLSTNTRVDTTGTNALNRSFTSTTTVRNRVQ from the coding sequence ATGATTGGCAAGCAACGAAAAAATCGCACGACGCGTTCTTCGGGACGTCCGCTCGGCTTTACGCTGATAGAACTGATGGTGGCGATGCTGCTGGGCTTGATCGTGATCGGTGGTGTGACCAGCGTGTTTCTCGCCGGACAACAAACCTACCGCACGAACGAATCGCTGGGCGAAGTGGGCGATGAATCGCGCACTGCGTTCGAAATGCTGGCGCGCGATATCCGCGATGCCGGCAATACCGGTTGCGATACCAGCAGCGGACGCGTCGCCAACGTCGTCAATCCGCCGGACCCTTGGTACGCCAATTGGAATGACGCGTTGCTGGGGTACGACGACGCCACCACCGATCCGGCGCTGACGGGTATTACCGGCGCCGGCGCGCCGACCAAAAACAGTTCGGTGCATGTGCTCAGCACCGCCAATACCGACATTGTCGTGTCGAAGGTGCCATCGGGCAGCGCCGCCAGTTTTGAAATCAATGCCGCAACCACCGAGTTGGCCACGGGCGATCTGATCATGGTCTGCGATTTCGATCACGCCACGATCATGCAGATCACCAAGTACAACTCCGACCAAAACGTGGTCCACGATTCCGGCGGTAACGCCACCCCCGGCAACTGTTCGAAGGGGTTGGGTTACCCGACCATTTGCACCGGTCCGGCAACCGGCAACCAATACACGTTTCCAGCCAATTCGCGCGTTGCCGTGCTCACGTCCGTGGTTTGGTACATCGGCAAGAATGGGGCCAACACCAATTCGCTCTATCGACTCGACACAACGGCTAGCGCCGGCGGCGTGACGGCGACGCCGCAGGAAATGGTGCGTAACGTCAACAGCATGAAGATTGCGTACTTGCAGCCCCCTGGCACGTCGTTCACCACGGCAACGAACGTGACCAATTGGGCCATCGTCAATTCGGCGCAAATCACGCTTCAAATGCTGAGCACCAACACGCGCGTCGACACCACTGGAACGAATGCGCTCAATCGGTCGTTCACATCCACCACCACGGTGCGCAATCGAGTGCAATGA
- the rapA gene encoding RNA polymerase-associated protein RapA, with protein MFLPGQRWISTAEPELGLGTVLRVEGRGVQVLFAKSGVLRPYAMDSAPLVRAEFRAGQRVAGKGLAFLVERVEEREGLFVYRGEGRELHEGQLDDEQSVSQADDRLIGGRTDPVHHFELRLESLKRRADARRSASWGLSSSRIGLVPHQLRVAGIAASRHPPRVLLADEVGLGKTIEAGMIIARQIATGRASRVLVLLPDTLVYQWFVELLRRFNLSFAIYDEERCEALEQSGGASNPFEDEQLVIADFGFLEHNPKRAEQLLEAPWDLLVVDEAHHLAWTPEASSPRYALVEALAAATPGVILLTATPEQLGRSGHFARLRLLDPQRYHDLNTYLAESERFQALSHIADKLLERAPLDASELASLQQAFEGDSSLQACLADTTKPEHSRELLAALIDRHGTGRSMFRNRRASIGGFPKRIPEWELIDTDRVDEITRQALLAEFHADIQQPLPVLEMDYANDPRIDTLVALLDRYPQDKFLLICRSQAKVLALEEALRTRTGAGIARFHEGLGIVQRDRNAAYFAQPDGARLLICSEIGSEGRNFQFAHRLVLWDLPLDPDLLEQRIGRLDRIGQKRDISIHIIAAVDSAQHVLARWYDQGVDAFRTSPADGRELLRRFGDTLAQLAEEHARSDDQRDQELEVLLAETRAAHEQMAELIRAGRDHLLELAASRDPHTDELAQAFRREDNDPSRDVFQQRLLESFGIHTEELSANVLLLDPQYLSTDALPGFAEGPVSVTFSRDTALAREDLPLLRLDHPMMASAIDLTLSSERGNAAFMVDDGLPPRSALLQAVYVLECVADRSLDAERFLPTQPIVATIDTKLVERENFQPSEPALRRAGERNIEVPRYRKFLNKLVPPMLEKAEAIAALRAQGSIADAITDARETLDAEIARLHALRAVNPSISESEIASVEEERSALLNTLPQARLRLDAVRFVVSPDFLALR; from the coding sequence ATGTTTCTACCCGGTCAACGTTGGATATCCACCGCCGAGCCTGAGCTTGGCCTCGGCACCGTGCTGCGCGTCGAAGGGCGTGGGGTGCAGGTCCTGTTCGCCAAGTCTGGGGTATTGCGCCCTTATGCGATGGATTCGGCGCCGTTGGTGCGTGCCGAATTTCGGGCGGGGCAGCGTGTGGCCGGCAAAGGCCTCGCGTTCCTGGTTGAGCGTGTCGAGGAGCGCGAAGGGCTTTTTGTCTATCGCGGCGAAGGCCGTGAACTGCACGAGGGGCAGCTGGACGACGAGCAGAGCGTCAGCCAGGCAGACGACCGGTTGATCGGCGGCCGCACCGATCCGGTTCATCACTTTGAACTGCGCCTGGAGAGTCTCAAGCGGCGCGCCGATGCACGACGTTCCGCAAGCTGGGGCTTGAGCTCCTCGCGTATCGGCCTGGTGCCGCATCAGTTGCGCGTGGCGGGCATTGCCGCGTCGCGGCATCCGCCGCGCGTATTGCTTGCCGATGAAGTGGGTCTGGGCAAAACCATCGAAGCGGGCATGATCATCGCGCGACAGATCGCGACGGGTCGTGCATCGCGTGTGCTTGTGCTGCTGCCCGATACGTTGGTGTATCAATGGTTCGTGGAGCTGCTGCGCCGCTTCAACCTCAGCTTTGCGATCTATGACGAGGAGCGTTGCGAGGCGCTGGAGCAATCCGGCGGCGCCAGCAACCCGTTCGAAGACGAACAACTGGTCATCGCCGACTTCGGATTTCTGGAACACAACCCCAAGCGCGCCGAGCAATTGCTGGAGGCTCCGTGGGATTTGCTGGTGGTGGACGAAGCCCATCACTTGGCATGGACGCCCGAAGCATCCAGTCCGCGCTATGCCCTGGTGGAAGCGCTGGCAGCCGCCACGCCCGGCGTCATTCTTCTTACGGCCACGCCAGAGCAGCTGGGTCGCAGTGGTCACTTCGCGCGTTTGCGCTTGCTCGATCCGCAGCGCTACCACGATTTGAATACCTATCTGGCCGAGTCGGAACGCTTCCAGGCGCTGTCGCACATCGCCGACAAGTTGCTGGAACGCGCGCCGCTCGACGCTTCTGAGTTGGCGTCCTTGCAGCAGGCGTTCGAAGGCGACAGTTCGTTGCAGGCGTGCCTCGCCGACACGACCAAACCCGAACACAGTCGCGAATTGCTTGCTGCGCTGATCGATCGTCACGGCACCGGCCGCTCGATGTTCCGCAATCGTCGCGCGAGCATCGGTGGTTTTCCTAAGCGTATTCCCGAATGGGAATTGATCGATACGGACCGCGTGGACGAAATCACGCGCCAGGCATTGCTCGCGGAATTCCATGCCGATATTCAGCAACCCTTGCCGGTGCTGGAAATGGATTACGCCAACGATCCGCGCATCGACACGCTTGTCGCCCTGCTCGATCGTTACCCGCAAGATAAATTCCTGCTGATCTGCCGCAGCCAGGCGAAAGTTCTGGCGTTGGAAGAAGCACTGCGCACACGCACAGGGGCCGGCATCGCACGCTTTCATGAAGGCCTCGGCATCGTGCAACGCGACCGCAACGCAGCCTACTTTGCCCAGCCGGATGGCGCGCGCTTGCTTATCTGCTCGGAGATCGGTTCGGAAGGTCGCAACTTCCAATTCGCGCATCGATTGGTGCTTTGGGATCTGCCGCTGGACCCGGATCTGCTCGAACAGCGCATCGGACGCCTCGATCGCATTGGTCAAAAGCGCGACATCAGCATCCACATCATCGCGGCCGTCGATAGCGCACAGCATGTGCTTGCGCGCTGGTACGACCAGGGCGTAGACGCTTTCCGTACCAGCCCCGCCGATGGTCGCGAATTGTTGCGGCGCTTTGGCGATACGCTGGCGCAGCTGGCCGAAGAGCACGCACGCAGCGACGATCAGCGCGATCAAGAACTGGAAGTGCTACTTGCCGAAACGCGCGCGGCTCACGAGCAAATGGCCGAATTGATACGCGCTGGCCGCGATCATCTGCTTGAGCTTGCCGCCAGCCGCGATCCGCATACCGACGAACTCGCGCAAGCATTCCGTCGCGAAGATAACGATCCATCGCGCGATGTTTTTCAGCAGCGATTGCTCGAATCGTTCGGCATTCACACCGAAGAACTCAGCGCCAACGTCTTGCTGCTCGATCCTCAATACCTTTCCACCGACGCCCTGCCCGGTTTTGCGGAAGGCCCCGTATCTGTGACGTTCTCCCGCGACACGGCGCTCGCCCGCGAAGATTTGCCGTTGTTGCGCCTGGATCATCCGATGATGGCCAGCGCCATTGATCTGACGCTTTCCAGCGAACGCGGCAATGCGGCCTTTATGGTCGACGATGGGTTGCCGCCGCGTAGCGCATTGCTGCAAGCCGTGTACGTACTGGAATGCGTAGCCGACCGCAGTCTGGATGCCGAGCGTTTTCTGCCGACGCAACCGATCGTCGCCACCATCGACACCAAACTTGTGGAGCGCGAAAACTTTCAACCGAGCGAGCCTGCGCTACGCCGAGCCGGCGAACGCAATATCGAAGTGCCGCGTTATCGCAAATTTCTCAACAAGCTCGTTCCGCCGATGCTCGAAAAAGCCGAGGCAATTGCGGCGCTTCGCGCGCAGGGCAGCATCGCCGACGCGATTACGGATGCACGAGAAACACTGGATGCCGAAATCGCCCGCCTGCATGCATTGCGTGCAGTCAACCCATCGATCAGCGAATCGGAAATCGCTAGCGTCGAAGAAGAGCGTTCCGCCCTGCTCAACACCTTGCCGCAGGCGCGCCTGCGGCTGGACGCTGTTCGATTTGTCGTAAGCCCGGACTTCCTCGCCTTACGCTAG
- a CDS encoding C40 family peptidase — MPNTRLVLAALATALCFSGSAYAATTDSNVQAQVSAKLSSALLSPLAAFAPAPSLAQSVVPTQLPIAALAPAKSASTDASDNADAAPDAAQFSDAKTSQDLRDMLIGLAMQLRHVRYVRGGRDPSTGFDCSGFVRYVFERALGLQLPNNSASQYLIGHIVRRDDMQPGDLVFFRTAGRHGQGRISHVGIYLNDGRFIHSPRRGESVRVDNLSDSYWSKHFAGARRPDAMAQIDSTTHNG; from the coding sequence CACCACCGACAGTAACGTTCAGGCCCAGGTTTCCGCCAAGCTTTCCTCTGCGTTGTTGAGCCCTCTGGCCGCCTTTGCACCCGCGCCGTCCCTGGCTCAATCCGTGGTTCCCACTCAGTTGCCGATCGCTGCGCTGGCTCCCGCCAAGAGCGCATCGACCGATGCGTCCGACAACGCCGATGCCGCCCCGGACGCTGCTCAGTTCAGCGACGCCAAGACCAGCCAGGATTTGCGCGACATGCTGATCGGTCTGGCCATGCAGTTGCGCCACGTGCGCTACGTACGCGGCGGCCGCGATCCTTCCACAGGCTTCGATTGCAGCGGTTTCGTTCGCTATGTCTTCGAGCGTGCGCTGGGTCTGCAGCTGCCGAACAACTCGGCTTCGCAATATCTGATTGGTCACATCGTTCGTCGGGACGACATGCAGCCGGGCGATCTGGTGTTTTTCCGCACCGCGGGCCGTCATGGCCAGGGCCGCATTTCGCACGTCGGCATCTATCTCAACGACGGACGCTTCATCCATTCGCCGCGTCGTGGCGAGTCGGTGCGCGTGGACAACCTCAGCGACAGCTACTGGTCCAAGCATTTCGCGGGCGCTCGCCGCCCGGATGCGATGGCCCAAATCGATTCGACCACGCATAACGGTTGA
- a CDS encoding GspH/FimT family pseudopilin, with protein MSQRRGPARPVDGFTTVELMITVAVAAVLFVIAIPSFNNIINTNRLTTVANELVGSLNAARMEAIKRNADTQFCSDLATNNTTGTTDALGNACTTASGAVFVLTNTVTGATSQVMATPSDLATPVVLHGDIVAVRFHGDGLAYLPSTPTTIYDSSTANVPLADICVAALKSNNHVQIWMATGSIITTTSTTGTCP; from the coding sequence ATGTCGCAACGACGCGGGCCGGCGAGGCCCGTCGACGGGTTTACGACTGTCGAGCTGATGATCACGGTGGCTGTGGCCGCGGTCCTGTTTGTGATCGCCATACCCAGCTTCAACAACATCATCAACACGAACCGGCTTACGACTGTCGCCAACGAATTGGTTGGTTCGCTGAATGCCGCGCGCATGGAAGCGATCAAGCGCAATGCCGATACCCAGTTTTGCAGCGATCTCGCTACCAACAACACTACTGGAACGACCGACGCGCTTGGCAACGCGTGCACCACGGCCAGCGGCGCTGTCTTTGTGCTGACCAATACGGTCACGGGGGCCACGTCGCAAGTGATGGCCACCCCGTCGGACCTGGCGACGCCCGTGGTATTGCACGGCGACATCGTCGCCGTCCGTTTCCACGGCGATGGACTGGCCTATCTGCCAAGCACGCCGACCACGATTTACGACAGCAGCACCGCCAACGTTCCGCTGGCAGACATTTGCGTTGCTGCGCTGAAAAGCAACAACCACGTTCAAATTTGGATGGCGACCGGTTCGATTATCACGACCACGTCCACCACCGGGACTTGCCCATGA
- the pilV gene encoding type IV pilus modification protein PilV: protein MTTHRKQRSSARHGRRYEAGVGLIEVMIAVLILSIGFLAIAALQARSLSTNNSAMVRSMATVASYSILDAMRADIANAVAGNYNTGTAIAANNCPAAGSTLATAQLNTWCKTELAPIGSIASTTGKISCTAAPGTYTAYCTVTIQFDDSRGGDSGSNTQQVVTQAML, encoded by the coding sequence ATGACGACCCACCGGAAGCAACGCTCGTCCGCACGCCACGGCCGTCGTTACGAGGCCGGCGTCGGCCTTATCGAAGTCATGATCGCCGTGCTGATTCTTTCCATCGGCTTTTTGGCGATCGCGGCCTTGCAGGCGCGCTCGTTGTCCACCAACAACAGCGCGATGGTGCGCAGCATGGCCACGGTAGCCAGCTACTCGATTCTCGACGCGATGCGCGCCGATATCGCCAACGCCGTTGCAGGCAACTACAACACAGGCACTGCCATCGCGGCGAACAACTGTCCGGCGGCGGGTTCCACGTTGGCGACCGCGCAGCTCAATACCTGGTGCAAAACCGAACTTGCGCCGATCGGCAGCATCGCCAGCACCACGGGCAAAATCTCGTGCACGGCCGCGCCGGGTACGTACACCGCGTACTGCACTGTCACGATCCAGTTCGATGACAGTCGTGGCGGCGACAGCGGCAGCAATACGCAGCAAGTTGTTACCCAGGCCATGCTATGA
- a CDS encoding rhomboid family intramembrane serine protease, with amino-acid sequence MPTRLPPVTLYLLIANIAVFVLQRMVGEVIVAHFALWPWGPDRLEQLSDGSVVAVGFRVWQLVTYAFMHGGYQHIFFNMFALYMFGGQIEDTLGPRNFTLYYFVCLLTAALTQLLVVNYFTHGFEPTLGASGAIFGVLLAFGMLYPNEKLLPFFLPIPIPAWLFVIGYGVVELVLGVGGWQANVAHFAHLGGMLGGFLMIEYWRGKFPIKPRRRLMR; translated from the coding sequence ATGCCCACCCGCCTTCCTCCCGTCACGCTCTATTTGCTTATCGCCAACATCGCCGTATTCGTGTTGCAGCGGATGGTGGGCGAAGTGATCGTGGCGCATTTCGCGCTTTGGCCATGGGGGCCGGACCGCTTGGAGCAATTGTCGGATGGCAGCGTCGTCGCGGTGGGTTTTCGAGTGTGGCAGCTTGTTACCTACGCCTTTATGCATGGCGGCTATCAGCACATTTTCTTCAACATGTTCGCGTTGTACATGTTCGGCGGTCAGATCGAAGACACGTTGGGCCCGCGCAACTTCACGCTTTACTACTTCGTGTGCCTTTTGACGGCTGCGCTGACGCAATTGTTGGTGGTGAATTACTTCACGCATGGCTTCGAGCCGACGCTCGGTGCATCCGGCGCCATCTTCGGCGTGCTGCTGGCGTTCGGTATGCTTTATCCGAACGAGAAACTGTTGCCGTTCTTTCTGCCGATTCCGATTCCGGCGTGGTTGTTCGTGATTGGCTACGGCGTGGTGGAATTGGTGTTGGGCGTCGGCGGATGGCAGGCGAACGTCGCGCATTTCGCCCATCTTGGCGGTATGCTCGGCGGCTTCCTGATGATCGAGTACTGGCGCGGCAAGTTTCCGATCAAACCCCGGCGCAGGTTGATGCGCTGA
- a CDS encoding PilX N-terminal domain-containing pilus assembly protein: MKTSITFYSSPIHFRSSGARSQRGMALVVALLLLILISLVGLAAMRGTIMQQKMSSNLYDREVAFQSAEAAIRAASAVISTTPTLIWHNCQAGGVTCLPNPFTDSTLPATAIHTVTTGQTAGSYTASTVSASQPQYVVENMGNWINQKTSTGFGDTANSRNYGVQGNSGTNVYYRITARSGDPAVVGDRAVVTLQAVIKQ, encoded by the coding sequence ATGAAAACGTCAATCACTTTTTATTCGTCGCCTATTCATTTCCGTTCGTCCGGTGCGCGCTCGCAACGTGGCATGGCGCTCGTGGTGGCATTGCTTCTGCTGATATTGATTTCTCTGGTCGGACTTGCCGCGATGCGAGGGACGATCATGCAGCAGAAAATGTCGTCCAATCTTTACGATCGCGAAGTGGCGTTCCAAAGCGCCGAAGCGGCGATTCGCGCGGCGAGCGCGGTGATTTCCACGACGCCGACGCTTATTTGGCACAACTGTCAGGCTGGTGGCGTTACGTGCCTGCCCAATCCGTTTACTGATTCGACGTTGCCCGCAACGGCCATTCACACCGTTACCACCGGTCAAACTGCCGGCAGTTACACCGCCAGCACGGTGTCCGCCAGCCAGCCTCAGTATGTGGTGGAGAACATGGGCAACTGGATCAACCAGAAAACCAGCACCGGCTTTGGCGACACCGCCAATTCGCGCAATTACGGTGTACAGGGCAATTCGGGCACGAATGTGTATTACCGCATTACCGCGCGCAGTGGCGACCCCGCTGTGGTGGGTGACCGTGCGGTCGTCACGCTCCAGGCCGTCATCAAGCAGTGA
- a CDS encoding amino acid permease: protein MSHHLQRRLTSRLITFMALGMAIGAGLFLGSANSIQMAGPSVVFAYLFGGLMIFIIMRALGEMAVHDPVAGSFSSYAHRYLGPFAGYLTGWNYWLLMVGVGMAESTAVGVYMKQWLLETWHLDWPQWIWVFGSAAMIGALNLMAVRVYGEMEFWFTMIKVVTVVLMILGGAAMIWFGWGNGGHPVGFSNLWSHGGWFPKGFEGMVLALPIVVFAFGGIETIGMAAGEAANPERNIPRAVNSVLWRIMIFYVGALLVIMAIYPWDQLGTQGSPFVTTFAKLGIHQAAAVINFVVITAALSGFNSTMFSGSRMLYSLSHKGQAPALLGKVNEHGVPTRSVLACLACMIIGVLLNYLVPGRIFAMMMSILSFNTVWTWSMVLIAHFSFRRRFGKTKFPLRVWPLSSAVCLAFLMFVLVMLGYSPDTRVALYVGAAWVLLLSVAYWGFGIGRRMSVAADASMV from the coding sequence ATGTCGCACCATTTGCAGCGCCGACTGACTTCGCGCCTTATCACCTTCATGGCGCTGGGCATGGCCATTGGCGCGGGCCTATTTCTCGGCTCGGCCAACTCGATCCAAATGGCGGGACCATCCGTGGTCTTCGCCTACCTGTTTGGCGGTTTGATGATTTTCATCATCATGCGCGCGCTGGGCGAAATGGCGGTGCATGACCCGGTCGCCGGCTCGTTCAGCAGTTACGCGCATCGCTACCTCGGGCCGTTCGCCGGTTACCTCACGGGCTGGAATTACTGGTTGCTGATGGTGGGCGTGGGCATGGCCGAGAGCACGGCGGTCGGCGTCTATATGAAGCAATGGTTGCTGGAGACATGGCACCTCGATTGGCCGCAATGGATCTGGGTGTTCGGCAGCGCGGCGATGATCGGCGCGCTCAACCTGATGGCGGTGCGCGTCTACGGTGAAATGGAATTCTGGTTCACCATGATCAAAGTGGTGACGGTGGTTCTAATGATCCTAGGTGGCGCAGCCATGATCTGGTTCGGTTGGGGCAACGGTGGTCATCCCGTTGGATTCAGCAATTTGTGGAGCCATGGCGGATGGTTCCCCAAGGGATTCGAGGGCATGGTGCTTGCGCTGCCAATTGTGGTGTTCGCGTTCGGCGGCATCGAGACCATCGGCATGGCGGCGGGCGAGGCGGCGAATCCGGAGCGCAATATTCCGCGCGCGGTCAATTCCGTGCTCTGGCGCATCATGATTTTCTACGTCGGCGCGCTGCTGGTGATCATGGCGATTTATCCGTGGGATCAGCTCGGTACGCAGGGTAGTCCGTTCGTCACCACGTTCGCCAAACTGGGTATTCACCAAGCGGCGGCGGTGATTAATTTCGTGGTGATCACGGCGGCGCTCTCAGGCTTCAACAGCACCATGTTCAGTGGCAGTCGCATGCTCTACAGCCTGTCGCACAAAGGGCAGGCGCCTGCGTTGCTGGGCAAAGTGAACGAGCATGGCGTGCCGACGCGCAGTGTGCTCGCGTGCCTGGCATGCATGATCATCGGCGTATTGCTCAATTATCTGGTGCCAGGACGCATCTTCGCGATGATGATGTCGATCCTCTCGTTCAACACGGTGTGGACGTGGAGCATGGTGTTGATCGCGCATTTCAGCTTCCGCCGACGCTTTGGCAAGACTAAGTTTCCGCTGCGCGTCTGGCCGCTCAGCAGCGCGGTGTGCTTGGCGTTTCTGATGTTTGTGCTGGTGATGCTCGGCTACAGCCCCGATACGCGTGTGGCACTGTATGTGGGCGCGGCGTGGGTGCTGCTGTTGAGTGTGGCGTATTGGGGGTTCGGCATCGGCAGGCGCATGTCGGTCGCCGCCGATGCCAGCATGGTGTGA